From one Culex quinquefasciatus strain JHB chromosome 3, VPISU_Cqui_1.0_pri_paternal, whole genome shotgun sequence genomic stretch:
- the LOC6032205 gene encoding uncharacterized protein LOC6032205, with the protein MAADPRKRSREEEVNEFMPLSKRINNLHLNNGQQHQAMQHMPLLEGHQTNFPQCGGGSSSSSGSTCHSVPSGGSSPGGGVGGPSGVGPEVGFTVNGELLGDYCPDMGEHENPHYFNRNKVLYELYVERMRRMQ; encoded by the exons ATGGCCGCAGATCCAAG GAAACGATCCCGCGAGGAGGAGGTGAACGAGTTTATGCCCCTGTCCAAGCGGATCAACAATCTGCATCTGAACAACGGCCAGCAGCACCAGGCCATGCAGCACATGCCACTGCTCGAGGGCCACCAGACAAACTTTCCCCAGTGTGGAGGTGGTTCGAGCAGTAGCTCCGGAAGTACGTGCCATTCGGTTCCGTCGGGCGGAAGTTCTCCGGGCGGCGGCGTCGGCGGTCCCAGTGGGGTTGGTCCGGAAGTCGGGTTCACCGTCAACGGGGAACTGCTCGGGGACTATTGTCCGGATATGGGTGAACACGAGAATCCACACTACTTTAATCGGAACAAGGTTCTGTACGAGTTGTACGTGGAGCGGATGCGACGGATGCAGTGA